One region of Corynebacterium capitovis DSM 44611 genomic DNA includes:
- a CDS encoding ABC transporter permease encodes MTTALSTRAQANTWRAPGSVLSLIVLVVALLWAVFPGAFAPHDPFRGTDVALLAPSAEHWFGTDSVGRDLFSRVVFGARQSLLGALVAVAVGLVAGTLIGLIAGSVRGAVDTVLMRLVDVLLAIPGILLSLSIIIVLGFGSVQAAFAVGVTSIAAFARLARSQVITVANTDFVEAAYGSGATRAAVLARHILPNSLTPVLALAALQFGTAILQLSILGFLGYGAPPPTPEWGLIIAEGRDFMATAWWIIVLPGLAIVATVMAANRLSQNFSTEVEA; translated from the coding sequence ATGACAACTGCACTTTCAACCCGCGCGCAGGCCAACACGTGGCGTGCTCCCGGCTCCGTTTTGTCCCTGATCGTGCTGGTTGTCGCGCTGTTGTGGGCCGTGTTCCCCGGCGCGTTTGCCCCGCACGATCCCTTCCGCGGCACTGACGTCGCCCTCCTTGCCCCGAGCGCCGAGCACTGGTTCGGCACCGATTCGGTGGGCCGGGACCTGTTCTCCCGCGTGGTGTTCGGTGCGCGCCAATCCCTGCTCGGCGCGCTAGTCGCGGTCGCCGTGGGGCTGGTCGCGGGCACGCTCATCGGGCTCATCGCTGGCAGCGTGCGCGGTGCGGTGGACACCGTGCTCATGCGACTTGTCGACGTCCTTCTTGCGATCCCGGGCATCCTCCTTTCCCTGTCCATCATCATCGTGCTGGGATTCGGGTCCGTTCAGGCTGCCTTTGCGGTCGGCGTGACATCGATCGCCGCCTTCGCCCGCCTCGCCCGGTCTCAGGTGATCACCGTGGCCAATACCGATTTCGTGGAGGCCGCCTACGGCTCCGGCGCGACCCGAGCTGCCGTGCTTGCGCGCCACATCCTGCCGAATTCGCTGACCCCGGTTCTCGCCCTGGCCGCGCTTCAGTTCGGCACCGCGATCCTGCAACTGTCCATTCTCGGCTTCCTGGGCTACGGGGCGCCGCCGCCCACGCCGGAGTGGGGCCTCATCATCGCCGAGGGGCGCGACTTCATGGCCACCGCTTGGTGGATCATCGTCCTTCCGGGCCTGGCCATCGTCGCCACCGTCATGGCCGCCAACCGCCTGTCCCAGAACTTCTCCACGGAGGTGGAAGCGTGA
- a CDS encoding TIGR04028 family ABC transporter substrate-binding protein: MKLSLPGSIGATLVAVATLTSCAAPSDEASSSSEDEVLTYLEPNWFTTLYPPAAGYYPNGGVVNQITDRLLYQDPDTLELEPWIATSLPEVNADATEFTFDIRTDVTYSDGTPLTARNVVANIDLYGKGDKSRLLSKSEQISNYDYGEVVDDDTVRFHFTAPAPGFAQAVSVYNAGLLSDATLALRNEDYGPGNAVNIIGSGPFVITGESLGTDLTLTTREDYNWAPPSLEHQGRARIGGVHVTLAAEEAMRTGAVISGQADVVRSVTAPAERHLADEGVQVYSRGTNSMNNQLALRFNHPLLQDIRTRQALAHAVNREEILRVLFSDSYPLATSTVATTGLGYAEQDPQAYAFDPDRARALLAEAGWTAGSDGIMEKDGQRLALRVNIAGPQPRSREVQTMIQDQLRAVGIALEINSGDNASQNADAKDQNKIQIYHSMVGRADYDAINSLYSVGTRDVFINQDAEGNVIDQHLEDLLQRVVSTPDDAGRAAATRDVQDYITQQAYSIPLFEEPQVYALSPRVKGFRTESVARPSFYDVYIESEDN; the protein is encoded by the coding sequence GTGAAGCTATCGCTTCCAGGCTCGATAGGTGCCACACTCGTCGCGGTCGCAACGTTGACGAGTTGCGCGGCGCCCTCGGACGAGGCAAGCTCCTCGAGCGAGGACGAGGTCCTCACCTACCTCGAACCGAACTGGTTCACCACCCTCTATCCGCCAGCTGCGGGTTACTACCCGAACGGTGGCGTGGTCAATCAAATCACGGACCGGTTGCTCTATCAGGACCCCGATACCCTCGAGCTCGAACCGTGGATCGCTACGTCCCTTCCCGAGGTCAACGCCGACGCCACCGAGTTCACCTTCGACATCCGCACCGACGTGACGTACTCCGACGGCACGCCCCTAACGGCGCGCAACGTGGTGGCCAACATCGATCTTTACGGCAAGGGGGACAAGTCGCGCCTGCTCAGCAAGTCTGAGCAAATCAGTAACTACGACTACGGTGAGGTCGTCGACGACGACACCGTCCGCTTCCACTTCACGGCGCCGGCCCCGGGCTTCGCCCAGGCGGTCTCCGTCTACAACGCCGGGTTGCTTTCCGACGCCACCCTCGCGCTGCGCAACGAGGACTACGGCCCCGGCAACGCCGTCAACATCATCGGCTCCGGACCCTTCGTCATCACGGGCGAATCCCTCGGCACCGACCTCACCCTGACCACCCGCGAGGATTACAACTGGGCCCCGCCGTCGCTGGAGCACCAGGGCCGGGCGAGGATCGGCGGGGTGCACGTCACGCTGGCGGCCGAGGAGGCGATGCGCACCGGCGCCGTCATCTCCGGCCAGGCCGACGTCGTGCGCAGCGTCACCGCGCCCGCGGAGCGGCACCTTGCCGACGAGGGCGTGCAGGTGTACTCGCGCGGCACCAATTCGATGAACAACCAGTTGGCGCTGCGTTTCAACCACCCGCTGCTGCAGGACATCAGGACGCGCCAGGCGCTCGCCCACGCCGTGAACCGGGAGGAAATCCTGCGCGTGCTGTTCTCGGACTCCTACCCGCTCGCCACGTCCACGGTCGCGACAACCGGGCTGGGGTACGCGGAGCAGGACCCGCAGGCCTACGCTTTCGACCCCGACCGGGCCCGAGCCCTCCTCGCCGAGGCGGGCTGGACCGCTGGCTCCGACGGCATCATGGAAAAGGACGGCCAGCGCCTTGCGCTGCGCGTCAACATCGCGGGCCCCCAGCCGCGCTCCCGCGAAGTACAGACCATGATTCAGGACCAGCTGCGCGCCGTAGGCATCGCCCTAGAGATTAACTCCGGTGATAACGCGAGCCAGAACGCGGACGCGAAAGACCAGAACAAGATTCAGATCTATCACTCGATGGTGGGCCGGGCCGACTACGACGCAATCAACTCGCTCTACTCCGTCGGGACGCGCGATGTGTTTATCAACCAAGACGCCGAGGGAAACGTGATCGACCAGCACCTCGAGGACCTGCTGCAGCGCGTCGTGTCCACCCCGGATGACGCGGGGCGCGCAGCCGCGACGCGGGATGTGCAGGACTACATCACCCAGCAGGCCTACTCCATTCCCCTGTTCGAGGAACCGCAGGTGTACGCACTGTCCCCGCGCGTGAAGGGATTCCGTACCGAGAGCGTGGCGCGGCCGTCGTTCTATGACGTCTACATCGAAAGCGAGGACAACTGA
- a CDS encoding ABC transporter permease codes for MSLILRRIGQALIVLLLAYTLAFFLLSALPSDGVMARYADPALGLSQAEIDGIRQEMGVDKPLAVQFFTSLAGFFTGNLGYSVRTGTPVSQLIADALPHTLALAAAAVGLAAIVALVTAYVATLPGLRLVRAFFRALPSFLVSLPGFWVAILLLQFVSFRLGWVNVIDPGPLEGLILPALTLSVPMAAPLAQVLIRSIDEVREQPFVQVARSRGATETRIFFRTVLRNASLPPLTMAGLLFGELVGGAVVTETVFGRTGLGSLVVSSVSNRDTPVLLGVVLIAAVAYVLINLVVDLLYPVIDVRLRERSLTPNRLVAA; via the coding sequence ATGTCGCTCATTCTCCGGCGGATCGGACAGGCGCTCATCGTCCTGCTGCTGGCCTACACGCTCGCGTTCTTCCTGCTCTCCGCCCTCCCCTCGGACGGCGTGATGGCCCGCTACGCCGACCCGGCGTTGGGTCTGTCCCAGGCTGAGATTGACGGGATCCGGCAGGAGATGGGCGTCGATAAGCCTCTTGCCGTGCAATTCTTTACCTCGCTGGCGGGCTTTTTCACCGGTAACCTGGGCTACTCGGTCCGGACGGGCACCCCCGTCTCGCAGTTGATCGCCGACGCCCTCCCGCACACCCTCGCGTTGGCGGCGGCCGCGGTAGGCCTGGCGGCCATCGTCGCGCTCGTCACCGCTTACGTGGCGACGCTTCCCGGCCTGCGCCTCGTGCGAGCCTTCTTCCGCGCGCTGCCGTCCTTCCTGGTCTCGCTTCCCGGTTTCTGGGTGGCTATCCTGCTCCTCCAATTCGTCTCCTTCCGCTTGGGCTGGGTCAACGTGATCGACCCGGGTCCGCTAGAAGGCCTCATCCTCCCCGCGCTGACCCTTTCGGTGCCCATGGCCGCCCCGCTCGCGCAGGTGCTGATTCGCTCCATCGACGAGGTCAGGGAGCAGCCCTTTGTGCAGGTGGCGCGCTCGCGCGGGGCGACGGAGACGCGCATCTTCTTCCGGACGGTGCTGCGCAACGCCTCCCTGCCCCCGCTGACGATGGCGGGACTGCTCTTCGGCGAGCTCGTCGGCGGCGCGGTCGTGACGGAGACCGTGTTCGGGCGCACAGGCCTGGGTTCGCTCGTGGTCTCGTCGGTGTCGAACCGTGACACGCCGGTGCTCCTGGGTGTCGTCCTCATCGCCGCGGTCGCTTACGTCCTAATCAACCTCGTCGTGGATCTTCTGTACCCGGTGATCGACGTTCGCCTGCGCGAGCGCTCCCTCACCCCGAACCGATTGGTGGCGGCATGA
- a CDS encoding FAD/NAD(P)-binding protein: protein MPADSTIAIVGMGPRGISVIERLAAYLRELGPRQIALHLIDDAQIGAGRVWDTSQTSTLCMNTLAGAVTLFTEPGATVGAPVLEGPTMYEWIQLIRGEREGISKPKASLFDAYPVAAPTAYSAEIDATLPESNPSRTLYGEYLRWVYRVALAQLPDTVTVVEHATRATGVRSQGDADVISLADGTTVTADATVLATGWVLPAGRRVGGPAWMAPDNPVEQDVDTLPAGGDVLVRGLGMGFFDLMALVTIDRGGRFVSEPTSRSGLRYEASGREPRLLVTSGRGYPYLPKSEYHSLPPRPAMPRLRSVAREAVESGSARFGEVFWPAIVRDSYAEYYTTLARVRPESLNASLEDILKAIDSADLCGDFSAVPAALTAHLSGMSSQPFDLNEWINPLAGTESLSIDELTGLIGTKMERDIAEAVAARNSPVKAGLWVISVARRPASYAAENGRCPSSDRALPAFMNFGQMVGSGPPLFRTQELLALVDAGLVTFLGPLPALARSEEGYTITSGSRSASAPTLADAFLPAPDIRRPADPLFRSIIEAGRVRPFAPDGAPTPAPETDPSTRRTVHPDGSLDTRLHIIGIPTGGQWSDTTISPMPGTDPSFLQETDKTAASLLNRG, encoded by the coding sequence ATGCCAGCCGATAGCACCATCGCGATCGTGGGAATGGGTCCGCGCGGCATCTCAGTTATCGAGCGCCTCGCTGCCTACCTCCGCGAATTAGGCCCGAGGCAGATCGCCCTCCACCTCATCGACGACGCCCAGATCGGCGCCGGGCGGGTCTGGGACACCTCTCAAACATCAACGCTGTGTATGAACACCCTGGCCGGCGCTGTCACGCTGTTCACCGAACCCGGCGCGACCGTCGGCGCCCCCGTCCTCGAGGGGCCCACCATGTACGAGTGGATCCAGCTCATCCGCGGCGAGCGCGAGGGGATCTCGAAGCCGAAGGCATCGCTTTTCGACGCTTACCCGGTCGCCGCCCCCACCGCTTACTCAGCGGAGATCGACGCGACGCTGCCCGAAAGCAATCCTTCCCGCACCCTCTACGGGGAATACCTGCGCTGGGTCTACCGGGTGGCTCTCGCTCAGCTGCCTGACACCGTCACCGTGGTCGAGCACGCCACCCGCGCCACCGGCGTGCGCAGCCAGGGCGATGCCGACGTCATCTCCCTGGCCGACGGCACCACCGTCACCGCGGATGCGACCGTGCTGGCCACCGGCTGGGTCCTGCCCGCCGGCAGGCGCGTCGGGGGCCCCGCCTGGATGGCCCCCGACAACCCAGTCGAGCAGGACGTCGACACGCTGCCGGCGGGTGGCGACGTCCTCGTGCGCGGCCTGGGCATGGGCTTTTTCGACCTCATGGCGCTGGTGACCATCGATCGCGGCGGCCGGTTTGTTTCTGAGCCCACCTCCCGCTCGGGGTTGCGCTACGAGGCGTCGGGACGCGAACCGCGCCTCCTCGTCACCTCCGGACGCGGATACCCCTACCTGCCCAAATCCGAGTACCACTCCCTCCCCCCGCGGCCCGCCATGCCGCGCCTGCGCAGCGTCGCCCGTGAGGCAGTGGAGTCAGGTTCCGCGCGCTTCGGTGAGGTGTTCTGGCCCGCTATCGTGCGCGACTCCTACGCCGAGTACTACACCACTCTCGCCCGCGTCCGCCCTGAGTCCCTCAACGCCAGCCTGGAGGACATCCTGAAGGCAATCGACTCCGCCGACCTGTGCGGGGACTTCAGCGCGGTGCCCGCGGCGCTCACTGCCCACCTCAGCGGGATGAGCTCGCAGCCCTTCGACCTCAATGAGTGGATCAACCCCCTCGCCGGCACTGAAAGCCTGAGCATCGACGAGCTCACCGGCCTGATTGGCACCAAGATGGAGCGTGACATCGCCGAGGCGGTCGCCGCCCGGAACTCGCCCGTCAAGGCGGGGCTGTGGGTCATCTCGGTGGCCCGCCGCCCCGCGTCCTACGCTGCCGAGAACGGCCGTTGCCCATCCTCAGACCGCGCGCTGCCCGCGTTCATGAACTTCGGCCAGATGGTCGGCTCGGGCCCCCCGCTGTTCCGCACCCAGGAGCTCCTCGCTCTCGTCGACGCCGGCCTCGTCACGTTCCTCGGTCCCCTCCCGGCACTGGCCAGGAGCGAGGAGGGCTACACCATCACCAGCGGCAGTCGCAGCGCCAGTGCGCCCACGCTTGCCGACGCCTTCCTTCCCGCCCCGGATATCCGCCGTCCCGCCGACCCCCTCTTCCGCTCCATTATCGAAGCCGGCCGCGTTCGCCCCTTCGCACCCGACGGCGCGCCCACCCCGGCGCCGGAGACCGACCCGTCGACGCGGCGCACCGTCCACCCCGACGGTTCACTGGACACGCGCCTTCACATCATCGGCATTCCAACCGGTGGCCAGTGGTCCGACACCACGATCTCGCCGATGCCGGGGACGGACCCTTCCTTCTTGC